Proteins found in one Salvia splendens isolate huo1 chromosome 10, SspV2, whole genome shotgun sequence genomic segment:
- the LOC121751241 gene encoding 4-coumarate--CoA ligase-like 6, with the protein MSALSKALIELQSKEEEHGGINESSKSRKFPLYSPQTGVYSSKYPSINLPSDPLLDVVSFIFSHKHDGQHALVDSPSGLSLPYSKLSPLVKSMAAGLHHLGVKQGDVILILLPNSVCFPLVALGAMSLGAVVTPMNPLSNLLELKQVLDCNPTLAFAAIDKVDELVDTLAGCLVVGVPEALDLNSLSSDDSVFHKLICSDPAMAPRPRIKQQDTAAILYSSGTTGRSKGVMLSHGNFIAMIELFVRFEATLYDYPSSENVYLAVIPMFHVYGLSLFVLGLLSLGGTIVTMKRFNADEMERAIVRYGVTHLHCVPPILVELTKRAKRGGGSSFRRLKQVCCGAAPATDKSITDMIETLPHVDFIQGYGLTESAALGARGYNAVGPHKYTSAGLLSPNVQAKVVDWVTGAHLPPGSAGELWLRSPGNMKGYLNNIDATMLALDKDGWLHTGDIVYFDQDRYLYVIDRLKEVIKYKGFQIAPADLESVLMSHPEILDAAVTGGRDEEAGEIPVAFVVPKEGSFLTEAAVMNYVAKQVAPYKKVRKVYFRSSIPRSPAGKILRRELKNFLVSKL; encoded by the exons atGTCTGCATTGTCGAAAGCCCTCATCGAGTTGCAGAGCAAAGAAGAAGAACATGGTGGGATCAATGAATCATCCAAATCAAGAAAGTTTCCTTTGTATTCACCTCAAACAGGGGTGTATTCCAGCAAATACCCGTCTATCAACTTGCCTTCTGACCCTCTTCTTGATGTTGTTTCATTCATTTTCTCACATAAACATGATGGCCAGCATGCACTCGTTGATTCACCATCTGGGCTTTCGCTTCCATACTCAAAGCTCTCACCTTTGGTGAAATCCATGGCTGCTGGTCTTCACCATTTGGGCGTGAAGCAAGGTGATGTTATCTTGATTTTGCTCCCCAATTCTGTTTGCTTCCCTTTAGTTGCCTTGGGTGCTATGAGTCTTGGTGCAGTTGTGACCCCCATGAATCCTTTAAGCAATTTGTTAGAGTTGAAACAAGTTCTTGATTGTAATCCAACTTTAGCCTTTGCTGCAATCGATAAGGTTGATGAGTTAGTTGATACTTTAGCTGGATGCCTTGTAGTCGGGGTGCCCGAAGCTTTAGACTTGAACTCTCTGTCTAGTGATGATTCTGTTTTTCATAAGCTGATTTGTAGTGATCCTGCAATGGCACCAAGGCCTAGAATTAAGCAGCAGGACACTGCTGCGATTTTGTACTCGTCGGGCACTACTGGTAGGTCTAAAGGTGTTATGTTGAGCCATGGGAACTTCATAGCCATGATTGAGCTTTTTGTGAGATTTGAAGCTACTCTGTATGATTATCCTAGTTCAGAGAATGTCTACTTGGCTGTTATCCCAATGTTCCATGTGTATGGACTGTCGTTATTCGTATTGGGATTGTTGTCGTTGGGGGGTACTATTGTCACTATGAAAAGATTTAATGCTGATGAAATGGAGAGAGCTATTGTGAGATATGGTGTCACTCACCTTCATTGTGTTCCACCTATACTGGTAGAGTTGACAAAGAGAGCCAAGAGAGGTGGTGGTAGTAGTTTTCGGAGATTGAAGCAGGTTTGTTGTGGAGCTGCTCCTGCGACCGATAAAAGCATAACTGATATGATTGAGACACTCCCCCATGTCGATTTCATTCAG GGTTATGGCCTGACAGAATCAGCTGCTTTGGGAGCTCGAGGTTACAATGCCGTTGGACCTCATAAATATACGTCTGCAGGACTTCTGTCGCCTAATGTTCAAGCTAAAGTGGTAGACTGGGTCACAGGTGCTCACTTACCTCCAGGATCCGCTGGCGAGCTTTGGTTGCGTTCACCTGGAAACATGAAAG GGTACTTGAATAACATCGATGCAACCATGCTTGCACTCGACAAAGATGGCTGGCTACATACTGGGGACATCGTTTATTTTGATCAAGACAGATACTTGTATGTGATTGACCGCTTGAAAGAGGTCATCAAGTACAAAGGCTTCCAG ATTGCTCCAGCTGATTTAGAGTCAGTTCTGATGTCACACCCGGAAATACTTGATGCTGCTGTTACAGG AGGCCGGGATGAAGAAGCTGGAGAGATCCCAGTGGCATTTGTTGTCCCCAAAGAAGGGAGTTTTCTCACTGAAGCAGCTGTGATGAACTACGTAGCGAAGCAG GTTGCCCCATATAAGAAAGTGAGAAAGGTCTACTTTCGGTCATCTATACCGCGATCCCCAGCCGGAAAAATACTCCGGAGGGAGCTCAAGAACTTTTTAGTTTCGAAGCTTTAG